A window of Apium graveolens cultivar Ventura chromosome 8, ASM990537v1, whole genome shotgun sequence contains these coding sequences:
- the LOC141679865 gene encoding potassium channel KAT3-like, translating to MATATSSVVLVTTISTRWWQAFLVLLVVYSACSSPFELAFKEVATGSLLLVDLVVDAFFAIDIILTFFVAYLDKSTYLLVDDHKQIAVRYNHFPPKYVTHLWFPMDLASTLPFQTIYRIFEGEMHRGEVFGFLNLLRLWRLRRVSELFSRLEKDTRFSYFWTRYCKLIAISFVVGFSQVTLFAVHSAACFYFWLAIHHKIPEQTWIGAQLANFENRSIWLGYTYTMYWSIVTLTTTGYGDLYSKNTGEKVFNIFNMLFNIGLTAYLIGNMTNLIVHSAIKTFLMRDSINEILRYASKNRLLEGLKEQMLAHMQLKFKTAELQHEEVLEDLPKAIRSSIAQHLFHKTIENTYLFEDVSEDLISKIVSEIKAEYFPPKVEIILQNEIPTDFYVIVSGAVDVITHKNGLEQLVTKLSSKNMFGDIGVIFISRLCIFSIYCTNEFLQAKIQKLMEEGKEAEANAVASDGKAHAPN from the exons ATGGCCACCGCCACCAGCTCTGTTGTTTTAGTAACCACCATCTCCACCAG GTGGTGGCAAGCATTTCTAGTGTTACTGGTCGTATACTCAGCATGTTCATCTCCATTCGAATTAGCCTTTAAGGAGGTTGCTACTGGATCACTTCTGCTGGTTGATTTGGTTGTCGATGCCTTCTTCGCGATTGATATCATTCTCACTTTCTTTGTAGCTTACCTGGACAAATCTACTTATTTGCTTGTAGATGACCACAAGCAGATAGCTGTAAGGTACAATCATTTTCCCCCTAAA TATGTTACACATCTATGGTTTCCCATGGATCTTGCATCAACGCTACCATTCCAGACAATATACCGTATTTTTGAAGGAGAAATGCACCGTGGAGAAGTTTTTGGTTTTCTCAATTTGCTCAGGCTCTGGCGATTGAGGCGTGTCAGCGAACTCTTCTCTAG ATTAGAGAAAGACACACGATTCAGTTACTTCTGGACGAGATACTGCAAACTTATTGCTATAA gTTTTGTTGTTGGATTTTCACAGGTGACATTATTTGCAGTGCACTCAGCAGCTTGTTTCTACTTCTGGCTTGCTATACACCATAAAATACCAGAGCAAACGTGGATCGGAGCTCAACTTGCAAACTTTGAAAATAGAAGCATCTGGTTGGGATATACTTATACGATGTATTGGTCAATTGTGACGCTTACTACAACTGGTTATGGAGATTTGTACTCGAAAAATACAGGAGAAAAAGTTTTCAACATCTTCAATATGCTATTCAATATTGGCCTCACTGCCTATTTGATTGGAAACATGACCAATCTCATTGTCCATAGTGCTATTAAAACATTTTTGATG AGGGACTCCATAAATGAGATCTTGAGGTATGCAAGTAAAAACAGGCTTCTAGAGGGTTTAAAAGAGCAAATGCTGGCACACATGCAACTCAAGTTCAAAACAGCAGAACTACAACATGAAGAAGTGCTTGAAGATCTACCGAAAGCAATCAGATCTAGCATCGCTCAGCATCTTTTCCATAAAACTATAGAGAATACCTACCTTTTCGAAGATGTCTCTGAAGACCTTATCAGCAAGATT GTTTCAGAAATAAAAGCAGAATATTTTCCACCCAAGGTTGAAATTATCTTACAGAATGAGATACCAACAGACTTTTATGTCATCGTATCTGGAGCCGTG GATGTAATAACACATAAAAATGGACTAGAGCAG TTAGTAACAAAATTAAGTTCAAAGAATATGTTCGGGGATATCGGGGTTATCTTCATATCCCGACTATGTATCTTTTCAAT